AAAACCGCTCCGGATACTAATGCTGCGGGATCGGTTTCCCTGGCGGAACTGTCCGACACCGGTCTCCGTTCGAAGTACCCCGATATGATTAACCGGCTCCACCCGGAATCTGCGCGGCAGCAGGTCCTGGAAGTCCGATGGGAAGATATGATCGGTTCCGAAGCCGCCGGGGCCGACGGCAGAGCAGCAGCCATCCCGCTGGAAAACTACCGGGTCCTAAGTTTTTTTCTAAAAACACCGAAAACCGATCTACACAACACCCAGTTTCGCTTCATCCTGGGCCGCGGGCCGGATTCCCTTAAACAGGAACAGGAGTTAGCCCTGGATGTACGCATTCCGGGAACAGCCCTTGCTTCCCTTCCCGGCGGCGAATGGACAAAGGTGGAGGTCCGCTACGGAGCAGGGGAACGCCGGGTCTCGGTTAACGGCTGGGAAGGATCGGGCAGCCAATATGTGCAGTACCGTCAGGATGCACTGCGGAAAAACAGCGGAGAGCAGGCGGACGGCTACGGAACATCAGGCCAAGCGGCATATATGGCCGCCTTTCTCACGCCTACCGGCGCAGCAACACTACAAGCGGGCAGCTTTTCTATCGATGAGCTTATTCTGGAGGACGCCGTCTCCTTCTACCGCACCAACGCCGGGGGCTCAGCGGAATGGACCCAGCCGGGAACCCTGGCCAGTTACGGGAACATACCGGTGCTGGAGGACCTTAGCATAAGAACCGCCTTGGAGACCGGTCTGCGGGGTGAACCCTTTATCCCGGAAACGGATGGATTTGCGGGACTTGAAAGCAGATCCAACGGAAGCATACGCTTTTTAGGCGCCCAACTGGAGGGAGATCTTACCCTCGCCGTTTCCACGGATGATAATAACTGGAGTGCGGGCCATGTTGTTTCCCGGTCCTGGGGGCCATTCTCGTTTCGCGAATCCTTTTCAGATTCCCCCCTGGACAACGCCATGCTTCACGGCTTTGGCCTGGATCTCGCAACAACGCTATATACCAATATGAAATCGAATATTACCTATGAAGATGAAAAACTGGAACGGCAATGGCAGGCGGCTCTGGGGATAAACGATAGCCCCGCTTTTCCACTGGGTTTTTCCATGGGATCCTCCGCAAAGTGGACGGAAAATTCTATCGGGAGGCTGCTTAGCAATTACGGCGAAACCTGGGTACAGAGCTGGCCGGACATGGTAATCGATCCGGGCTCCGGCGCATCTAAGCGTGAAGCGGAGGCTCTGTTCAAAACAAATCTTGCAACGGCGCCTTTAGGGCTTGAACTATCCCTGGAGGGAATTTCGAACGTTACAAAAGCTACTCTTATAACCCAATCGGAAACCCGGGGACGCTTGGAATTCCCCCTTAGCCTGGGCAGCTACCGGCTCCGCTTCCGGGAGGAACGGTACTTCCGGCGGAATTTACGTTACGCAGGAATGGATATCTCGGATGACCTCTCCAAATATACCGAAGCCCTGGAGGATTCACTCCCCCTATGGTACGCAATACCCCTGTATGCCCTCTATGATCCCGATTGGGGAACCGGTATAACAAGGGCTCAGGAAAAATCCGATTCGGCGGATCTGTTTGATGCGGGCATCTTCACGGATAGATCCGCCATTACCCTTTACCTGCCGGAACATTTCGGCCTTTCTTCCCTTTTCTTACCCCGGGAAATTGACGCTGGAATCACCCGTACCCTGGAGAAAAAACTGGACACCCCCTTTGATATGCTCTCCTATGGTACATCCCTAAGCTTTTCCTCCCTCAATATCTTCGGCGCCCTGGGGACGGTTCCACTTTTTACGTTTTACCAAACCGACGAATTCCGCCATACCCTGATCGCCGTGGTAAATGTCCCTAAAAATGAATCCCTATCCTGGCGTTTCCAGGATGAACTTGGGTTGGACTTTTTTGGTTTTTCAGGAGCGGTCCTGTCCCTTTCCAATACCATTACGGCGGACACAACGGGAAGCAGTTACGGTATTCTTGACGGATTTACCCTGGAATGGACCGTACCGGCAAAAAAGACCCTCCTGGGGCTTCTCTATGACTGGTACTGCGGCAAAGTACAGAATAGCCCTAACTGGCCTGCCCTCTCCCGCATGGCGGAGATGGAATATGAACGTTTACGGCAGGAGTCCCTGGAACTGGTTATTGATACCACAGCGGAGGATCCAAAGCTGTCGGTAATTCTTGGGCACGAATCTATAATCCGTATCCTGGGGCGGCTTTCCCTTTCCGCCTTCGAAAAATTAAACGTCACCCATGATGCGGGCACGGATATACTGTCTTTCATCGCCACAATTGGAACAACCTTGAACATTAGTTTCTAGGAAGAAGCATCGGGCTCATTCGGTACCCCTTCAAGCTCTGCAGCGGCCTTTTCTGCTGCTTCTTTTTCCGCAGCCGCCTTGTCCGCAGCTTCCTTCTCCACCTTAGCCTTGTTAATGCCGTCAATAACCCGGCGAATCTCATCTTTGTGGGCGGCGGAAATGCCCGTTTCATCAAGGAGGGTCGTTAGCTTTTCTGTGTCCGTAAAGCCTTCGGTTACCGCTGTTTCCAATTCTTTGATACCATCATCCTTTTCCGAGTCGGCGACCAGCAAAAGCCGGGCGATAATAAAACGAACCGCCGTCCGCTCAAGGGCAGTGGGATCGTTTAATGCGGCGTCCGAGAAGGACCGTCCCTGGGGAAGAGCGGTTACAACCGTCCGGTATTCCTCCAGAGCCCGGGCGTAAAATTGACCGGACTCCAATACCTGGGCATATTCATACCGTACTTTTGTATCGTTATTTTCCGCAAGCCATTGGCTATAGGTATCCACCGCTTCTACCTTGTTCTGCGCTTTTTGCGTCCGTGCCAGAAGAAGCAGCGTATCCTTATTATCCGCCATGGTAAGTTTGTATTTTAGAAGAACCTCTTCTGCATTTTCCGGCTTATCCATGGCCATCAGCACCATGGCATAATTGTATCCCTGGTCAACGCTGTCCGGTTCCAGCTCCAGAACCCTCTTGTACAGTGTCTCCGCCCCGCTAAGATCCCCGGTCTTTATCCGCGAATAGGCCGCAGATTTGAGGGCCAACACATTATCCTTGTCCCGTGCAAGGACCCGGTCAAAATGTCTAACCGCATCATCAAAACGGCCTGTTTCATAGGCTATTCTGCCCAGGTTGTATTCGGAAGCAGTCTTAGTCTTATCAATCGAACGGGCCCGGTTCAGCCACTTTTCCGCCTCCGCGTATTTCCCCAGCTCAAAATAGGCCATACCAAGGGAAAAGTACTCCTCCGCAGAAGCTGCTCCCTGGGATGCGCAGCCGGAAAAACAAAGGGAAGCGATAACTAAAAACAGTATTACTGACTTCATTTGTGTGTGCCGAGAACCGTATGCTCAATTTCCCGAAGCTGTGCCCGGTACAGTTTTGCTATATTGGACCCGTAATCCGCGACAAGCTGAATAATATTCCGGGGATACTCCTCCATATCCTTGCCATTGATACGGTCACCCGCATCCCCAAGACCGGGCATGATATACGCAGCATCGTTCAGGACCGGATCCATCCAGAGGGTATAAACCTGGCAGTTATCCAAAGCCCTAACCACCCGGAGGGCCCCCTTAAGGGCAGCGATGGCATTTAAAAAATGAACCGACCGGGGCTTAATACCCTGGTCCAGGAGGTACTTTACCACGGTTACCAAACTTCCACCGGTGGCGTTCATGGGATCCGCAAAAACCAGATCCTTGCCGTCAAGATCCGCTAATTTAAAATAGGACCGGTCCAGATCCAGAATGTATTCCATATCGTTTTCATGTTTAGAATCGTCCCGGCGTATCCGGAACAGGGCAAAGGGGGTCACATAACCGTGGGAAGAGTATTCCTGTATCTCCTTAGACATGATCATCGAAGGGAGCAGGGCGCCGCGGAGCATGACGCACATCACCGTATTTTCAATACGGCTGTCAATGTTCGTGATCTTATGGACCGCATAATTCTGCGCCGGAACAGTCACCGGGGTCTTAACAATAAGGTGATTTTTCGTTTCCCCGGTCTTCCCTCCGTAGGCAAGCTTGAAGAGCATCTCATAAGCCCGCTGGATGTAGTACACAAATTCCTGGTTTTCGGTCCGCACATCCCGGAGCTTGGCGATAAGCCGGGACGCCTCGGCATGGCTTTCGTTGGGGGTTAAAAAGGAGTACACCTGGATACCCTCACCGCCCTTGCAGATTTCCTGCATTATGCTGCCCATGTCGTTATAGAGAGCGATAAGGGTATCCTCCG
This Treponema primitia ZAS-1 DNA region includes the following protein-coding sequences:
- a CDS encoding tetratricopeptide repeat protein, which encodes MKSVILFLVIASLCFSGCASQGAASAEEYFSLGMAYFELGKYAEAEKWLNRARSIDKTKTASEYNLGRIAYETGRFDDAVRHFDRVLARDKDNVLALKSAAYSRIKTGDLSGAETLYKRVLELEPDSVDQGYNYAMVLMAMDKPENAEEVLLKYKLTMADNKDTLLLLARTQKAQNKVEAVDTYSQWLAENNDTKVRYEYAQVLESGQFYARALEEYRTVVTALPQGRSFSDAALNDPTALERTAVRFIIARLLLVADSEKDDGIKELETAVTEGFTDTEKLTTLLDETGISAAHKDEIRRVIDGINKAKVEKEAADKAAAEKEAAEKAAAELEGVPNEPDASS
- a CDS encoding uracil phosphoribosyltransferase, which encodes MNKVVLKAEDLDGYLTEADKNYLAKMDALYQEALGCFNILSRTSSVAERKQAEDTLIALYNDMGSIMQEICKGGEGIQVYSFLTPNESHAEASRLIAKLRDVRTENQEFVYYIQRAYEMLFKLAYGGKTGETKNHLIVKTPVTVPAQNYAVHKITNIDSRIENTVMCVMLRGALLPSMIMSKEIQEYSSHGYVTPFALFRIRRDDSKHENDMEYILDLDRSYFKLADLDGKDLVFADPMNATGGSLVTVVKYLLDQGIKPRSVHFLNAIAALKGALRVVRALDNCQVYTLWMDPVLNDAAYIMPGLGDAGDRINGKDMEEYPRNIIQLVADYGSNIAKLYRAQLREIEHTVLGTHK